In Ovis canadensis isolate MfBH-ARS-UI-01 breed Bighorn chromosome 3, ARS-UI_OviCan_v2, whole genome shotgun sequence, one DNA window encodes the following:
- the LOC138438297 gene encoding olfactory receptor 9K2-like translates to MGDRETSNHSEVTDFILVGFRVRAELHILLFLLFLLVYAMILLGNIGMMVIIMTDPRLNTPMYFFLGNLSFVDLFYSSVIAPKAMMNFWSESKSISFAGCVTQLFLFALFIVTEGFLLAVMAYDRFIAICNPLLYSVQMSTHLCVQLVAGSYFFGCVSSVLQTIMTFTLSFCASRNIDHFYCDDRPLQRISCSDLYIHKMVSFFLCSIIILPTIIVIIVSYIYIVSTVLKIRSTEGRKKVFSTCSSHLGVVSVLYGAIIFMYFIPDRFPELSKVASLCYTLVTPMLNPLIYSLRNKDVKEALRKILGKKTMFI, encoded by the coding sequence ATGGGTGACAGGGAAACAAGCAACCACTCAGAAGTGACTGACTTCATTCTTGTTGGCTTCAGGGTCCGTGCAGAGCTCCACATTCTCCTCTTCCTGCTTTTTCTGCTTGTCTATGCCATGATCCTTCTAGGAAATATTGGCATGATGGTCATTATTATGACTGACCCCCGGCTGAACACACCAATGTATTTCTTCCTAGGCAACCTCTCCTTCGTTGATCTCTTCTATTCATCTGTTATTGCACCCAAGGCTATGATGAACTTCTGGTCTGAGAGCAAGTCCATCTCATTTGCAGGCTGTGTGACCCAGCTCTTTCTCTTTGCCCTCTTCATTGTGACTGAGGGGTTTCTCCTGGCAGTCATGGCTTATGACCGCTTCATTGCCATCTGCAACCCACTCCTCTACTCTGTCCAGATGTCAACACATCTCTGTGTTCAGTTGGTGGCTGGTtcctatttttttggctgtgtcagctCAGTTCTTCAGACCATCATGACATTTACTTTATCCTTTTGTGCTTCTCGGAACATTGACCATTTTTACTGTGATGACCGTCCACTTCAGAGGATTTCTTGTTCTGATCTCTACATTCATAAGATGGTATCCTTTTTCTTATGCAGCATTATCATTTTGCCTACCATAATTGTCATTAttgtgtcatatatatatattgtatccACAGTTCTAAAAATACGCTCCACTGAGGGGCGAAAGAAAGTCTTCTCCACTTGCAGCTCTCACCTAGGAGTCGTGAGTGTACTGTATGGTGCtatcatttttatgtatttcatcCCTGACAGATTTCCTGAGCTGAGTAAAGTGGCCTCCTTGTGTTACACCCTAGTCACTCCCA